One window of the Rosa rugosa chromosome 3, drRosRugo1.1, whole genome shotgun sequence genome contains the following:
- the LOC133736035 gene encoding rust resistance kinase Lr10-like, whose amino-acid sequence MLLNVLCSWLLIVTVLDVDIVVHGGSVGPENCTQARCKDHGPAIRFPFRLKGMQPLHCGYPGFDLSCNKDKQTVLQITPSSADKFLVKRIDYTAQEIEIYIYNKHYDYYDDFKDICIPRQIFELSSSPFEFSDAQRKTDYTIFSCPPSDERDRLPYQLAKLSPCFGNHSNKMYAFDDSDLESTPELVSCTKVEDYRSVPSFIMQPLLKLKWSRPSCKRCEEMGKTCGLLNQVADDQTTQETQCLDVPKGPNRGRQILEILGICALVTVFIGAATVLYYVYSSKKIEEESQLRIEKFLDDYRALKPSRYAYDDIRRITNRFEDKLGQGAYGTVYKGKLSSELLVAVKILDSSNEKGEDFINEVGTMGLIHHVNVVRLVGFCADGFIRALIYEYLPNGSLQNFLSSADDKNSFLGWEKLQNIALGIAKGIEYLHQGCDQRILHFDIKPNNILLDQDFTPKVSDFGLAKLCSKDQSAISMTTARGTMGYIAPEVFSRNFGNVSYKSDVYSFGVLLLEMVGGKKYFKVMEDSTSHIYFPEWIYNLLEQGSDLRIHIEDEGDVKVARKLAIIGLWCIQWHPVDRPSMNIVVQMLEREGDNLTMPPYPFASTSN is encoded by the exons ATGCTTCTCAATGTGTTATGCAGTTGGTTGCTCATAGTCACCGTTCTAGATGTAGATATTGTTGTGCATGGCGGGTCCGTAGGTCCCGAAAATTGCACACAGGCTCGATGTAAAGACCATGGCCCTGCAATCCGATTCCCATTTCGACTAAAAGGAATGCAACCACTCCATTGCGGTTACCCAGGCTTTGATCTGTCATGCAACAAAGACAAGCAGACTGTGCTCCAGATCACCCCATCATCAGCAGACAAGTTCTTGGTTAAAAGGATTGATTACACAGCTCAGGaaattgaaatatatatttataataaACATTATGATTATTACGATGATTTCAAAGATATTTGTATTCCTAGACAGATTTTCGAGCTCAGTTCCTCTCCATTCGAATTCTCAGACGCCCAACGGAAAACTGACTATACCATATTCAGTTGTCCACCGTCAGATGAAAGAGATCGGCTTCCTTATCAGCTGGCGAAACTGAGCCCTTGCTTTGGCAATCACAGCAACAAGATGTATGCTTTTGATGATTCAGACCTTGAATCCACGCCCGAGCTGGTGTCGTGTACCAAGGTGGAAGATTACAGATCAGTACCATCTTTTATCATGCAGCCTCTTCTGAAGCTCAAATGGTCCAGACCATCGTGTAAACGTTGCGAAGAGATGGGCAAGACATGCGGATTGCTGAATCAAGTTGCAGATGACCAGACCACTCAAGAAACTCAATGTTTAGATGTGCCAAAAG GTCCTAATCGTGGAAGACAAATCTTAGAGATATTAG GCATTTGTGCACTCGTTACGGTTTTCATAGGAGCGGCGACTGTATTGTACTATGTGTATAGTTctaagaaaatagaagaagaaagtCAATTGAGAATTGAAAAGTTTTTGGATGATTATAGAGCTCTTAAACCAAGTAGATATGCCTATGATGATATTAGGCGAATAACAAATCGATTTGAGGACAAGTTGGGCCAAGGAGCTTATGGCACCGTGTACAAAGGAAAGCTTTCCTCTGAATTACTTGTTGCTGTGAAAATCCTCGACAGTTCAAATGAAAAGGGGGAAGATTTCATTAATGAAGTGGGAACAATGGGTCTCATCCACCATGTCAATGTGGTTCGCTTGGTTGGCTTTTGTGCTGATGGATTCATACGAGCTCTTATTTATGAGTACTTACCAAATGGTTCATTGCAGAATTTCTTGTCATCTGCAGATGATAAGAACTCATTTCTTGGTTGGGAAAAGTTGCAAAATATTGCTTTAGGTATAGCTAAAGGAATTGAATATCTTCACCAAGGGTGTGACCAGAGAATCCTCCATTTTGATATCAAACCTAATAACATTTTGCTAGACCAGGATTTCACTCCAAAAGTTTCTGATTTTGGTCTAGCCAAGTTGTGCTCTAAGGATCAGAGTGCAATATCCATGACTACAGCTAGGGGGACCATGGGCTACATTGCACCAGAAGTTTTCTCTAGGAACTTCGGAAATGTGTCCTATAAGTCAGATGTATATAGTTTTGGAGTCTTGCTGCTTGAAATGGTTGGGGGAAAGAAATATTTTAAAGTTATGGAGGACTCCACCAGCCATATCTATTTCCCAGAATGGATTTATAACCTTTTAGAACAAGGGAGCGATCTACGAATCCATATTGAGGACGAAGGAGATGTTAAAGTTGCTCGAAAACTTGCAATCATTGGTCTATGGTGCATTCAATGGCATCCGGTAGATCGCCCATCCATGAACATTGTAGTTCAAATGTTGGAGAGAGAAGGTGACAATCTAACCATGCCTCCTTATCCCTTTGCCTCTACTTCAAATTGA
- the LOC133736034 gene encoding rust resistance kinase Lr10-like, whose translation MSRGSLLFASYTILLLLPFTVISQTSDAENPIDICTSSCGDICISYPFRLKGDPQSCGNKWFELSCEANSTTAFLYLESEKYYVKSIHYNNFTIRVVDSGVQKKNNYCSTPLYPVTTSNFTSYGHNYSTSSTYTHMEPVPIILVTCATPMTSTLFIETAPCLNTTTTHSSKYSYFMVGKVSSFDLGRSCKITQMLLTTPSTNSNMVSCEGICDELVNGFELSWFTYGCGKCKTGELCELRPYNLNYNNRSELNSIECNRRPWLLGKKQWWQPIQITLLSGIYLVRRERPGLSGFLLLLLQNCGVYLAMYLAAKLIFGLPCITALLIYKWRRRHMSMYDHIEDFLLNNNNLMPVRYSYSEIKKMAEGFKDKLGEGGYGIVYKATLRSGRLVAIKMLGKSQANGQDFISEVATIGRIHHVNVVQLIGFCVDGSKRALVYDFMPNGSLDKYIFVQQGVSSLSFKKIFEISLGVARGIDYLHRGCDMQILHFDIKPHNILLDENFIPKVSDFGLARLYPLDNSIVSLTAVRGTIGYIAPELFYKNIGGVSYKADVYSFGMLLMEMAARRKNLNAGIEHSSQFSENYFPSWVSNQLNEGKDIEIEDATDDEMKTIKKMIVVALWCIQMKPSERPSMTKVVEMLEGELESLQIPPKPFLYPQEIPAEDIVDTSTTTGGSTMTESTEIN comes from the exons ATGTCTAGAGGAAGTCTCCTTTTTGCTTCTTACACcatcctccttcttcttccttttacaGTTATTTCACAAACGTCGGATGCCGAAAATCCTATAGATATCTGTACCTCTTCTTGTGGAGATATTTGCATAAGCTATCCATTTCGACTGAAAGGAGACCCTCAAAGCTGTGGAAACAAATGGTTTGAGCTATCTTGTGAGGCAAATAGTACTACTGCATTTCTATACTTGGAATCAGAAAAGTATTACGTGAAGTCAATCCATTACAATAACTTCACAATCCGAGTTGTGGATTCTGGTGTTCAGAAGAAGAACAATTACTGCTCCACCCCACTTTACCCTGTAACCACCTCCAACTTTACTTCTTATGGACACAATTACAGTACCTCTTCTACGTACACTCATATGGAACCAGTGCCTATAATACTTGTGACCTGCGCAACTCCAATGACTTCCACTCTCTTTATTGAAACCGCTCCATGCctcaacaccaccaccacccattCTTCCAAATATTCTTATTTTATGGTTGGCAAAGTATCTTCTTTTGATTTGGGGAGGTCCTGCAAAATAACACAAATGCTTTTAACAACCCCTTCAACCAACAGCAACATGGTGTCATGTGAAGGCATATGTGATGAATTAGTGAATGGTTTTGAACTCTCATGGTTTACTTATGGGTGTGGAAAATGCAAAACTGGTGAGCTGTGCGAATTAAGGCCTTACAACCTCAACTACAACAACAGATCCGAGCTCAACAGCATCGAATGCAATCGGCGGCCATGGCTCTTAGGGAAAA AACAATGGTGGCAGCCAATACAAATAACATTATTATCAG GAATATATTTAGTTCGTAGGGAGAGGCCTGGATTGAGTGGATTCCTTCTTCTGCTCCTTCAAAATTGTGGCGTTTACCTTG CAATGTACCTAGCAGCTAAACTTATCTTTGGCCTTCCTTGTATAACTGCATTACTAATATACAAATGGCGAAGAAGACACATGTCAATGTACGACCATATAGAAGACTTCCTGCTGAACAATAATAATCTCATGCCTGTGAGATACTCTTACTCAGAAATCAAGAAGATGGCAGAGGGTTTCAAGGACAAATTGGGTGAAGGAGGCTATGGGATCGTATACAAGGCAACGCTACGTAGTGGTAGGCTTGTAGCCATCAAGATGCTGGGTAAGTCCCAAGCTAATGGGCAAGACTTTATCAGTGAAGTTGCGACCATTGGAAGGATTCACCATGTTAATGTTGTGCAACTGATTGGATTTTGTGTTGACGGATCAAAGCGTGCTCTTGTGTATGATTTCATGCCTAATGGGTCTCTTGACAAGTACATTTTTGTTCAACAAGGAGTGAGCTCCTTAAGTTTCAAGAAAATCTTTGAAATTTCTCTTGGAGTTGCTCGTGGTATCGACTATCTGCATCGAGGGTGTGATATGCAAATTTTGCACTTTGACATCAAGCCTCATAACATTCTTCTCGACGAGAATTTCATTCCAAAGGTTTCTGATTTTGGGTTAGCAAGGTTATACCCATTGGATAATAGCATTGTGTCTCTGACCGCAGTACGAGGCACGATAGGATACATAGCTCCCGAGCTATTCTATAAGAACATTGGAGGTGTTTCCTACAAGGCTGATGTATATAGTTTTGGAATGCTATTGATGGAAATGGCTGCGAGAAGGAAGAACTTGAATGCAGGGATAGAGCATTCAAGCCAATTTAGTGAAAATTACTTTCCTTCATGGGTATCTAACCAATTGAATGAAGGAAAAGACATAGAGATAGAAGATGCCACTGACGATGAAATGAAAACCATAAAGAAGATGATTGTAGTAGCATTGTGGTGCATACAAATGAAGCCTAGTGAACGCCCTTCAATGACTAAAGTAGTCGAGATGCTTGAAGGAGAACTGGAAAGCCTCCAAATACCCCCAAAGCCTTTCTTATATCCACAAGAAATCCCAGCAGAGGATATTGTAGACACTTCAACTACAACAGGTGGATCAACAATGACAGAATCTACAGAGATCAACTGA